The Xiphophorus hellerii strain 12219 chromosome 5, Xiphophorus_hellerii-4.1, whole genome shotgun sequence genome window below encodes:
- the rln3b gene encoding relaxin-3b, translating into MFKGALLTLGLVMVFVHLAQCTDGHSSLYGVKLCGREFIRAVIFTCGGSRWRRSVEDSGLIGEEILDPWRANPIPQLSEQDPANSQALKDQVMNAVGFSRSARSPLSEKLLEVLQGEGRKGREVEFGLSNACCKWGCSKSEISSLC; encoded by the exons ATGTTCAAAGGAGCCCTGTTGACATTAGGCCTGGTCATGGTATTTGTGCACCTCGCACAGTGTACCGACGGTCATTCTTCACTTTATGGGGTAAAACTGTGTGGAAGAGAGTTCATACGAGCCGTCATTTTCACATGTGGTGGTTCTCGCTGGAGAAGAAGCGTGGAAGACTCAG GCCTCATTGGAGAAGAAATCCTGGATCCGTGGCGGGCGAATCCAATCCCTCAGCTTTCTGAGCAAGATCCTGCTAATTCCCAAGCACTGAAAGATCAAGTGATGAATGCTGTCGGGTTCAGCCGCTCAGCTCGCTCACCGCTCTCAGAGAAATTGCTGGAGGTTCTGCAGGGGGAAGGCAGGAAAGGACGGGAAGTAGAGTTCGGACTGTCCAACGCTTGCTGCAAGTGGGGCTGCAGCAAGAGTGAGATCAGCTCTCTTTGCTGA